In Miscanthus floridulus cultivar M001 chromosome 8, ASM1932011v1, whole genome shotgun sequence, the sequence TTTTCTTTACCAGGATTTTGTGCAACTGCAAAGCAAACATCATAAGGCAAAGGTGCAGGTGGTGCTCGGTAAGTGTCAAGAGAGGATGTATCAAGATTTGTGTCAACTGCAACTATAGCAGGAGTTGGAGATGGTCCACCAACAGCTGAAGACAAGGGTTCATGCTCCTCAGAATTTTGTCGATGCTGAATAATGCAAAAGGAAAGTTAATTTTGCAGCACAAAAGATTAGATGCAAACACAAGGCTAGTGCTGAGTCAGCTTCAGTCATGttcttttctttctcccttttttgcTTATGGATATGTAAGTGACCATCACATAAGGTATATTAAAGCAACTGTGATATTATTGACATGGTTTGTATTTCTGATTACCAAGGACTGataagaacaacagggagattcTCATTACAAGTAAAATAATTCCTTCTGTTGCATCAAAACGTCTATACAGATACAGCTATAATTCCTTCTGTTGCAACAAAACTTCTATACAGATACAGCTGCTCAACTTCTAGCATTGTGACTTGTGAGACATGGTAGAAACCAGGTTATCGTTGCAGTTAAGGGTAAGGGTGCCAAAAATACTTGCTGAGAATTGAGGGAATCTTTTCACATGAAAAGTAAGAAAAAGCAGGTTATACATACATAGATATGCACTGGTGCTCCATCAGACTCAGACGCCCTTGatgaacagcagcagcaggcacccaTTGTATCCTGAATGAAATGCTTACTCCAAACTATCCTCTAGCTTCGTTAAAAACCAAAGTTCCGTTGTTCATATCCCTACAAAGAGAAACCCTATGCTGATGCAAGAAGGATTGGAAATCTTGTGATAAATAAAAATGGTGCAGAAAGAGCTTAACATGCAAGCAACAATATCCAAGTAGTACTGAAATGGAGATGATTCTAAAAATCACGGATTAAACTGCAGCCTAGCCGACTTTAGCAACGACTTCTATCCAGTCCAGTGATAGTACCTGTTTACAGGAGTAGGAACCACGATAATCGGTGGGGACGCTATTCGGCCCCGTGATGTGATACAATACAAGGCAGGAACTTTTGACCGAAACCCATGGAAATTGAATTACATCCGGTGAAAATTCAGCAAATTTGTAACGAACAAACATCCTAGTGGCTGTAGACAACCCAGATTTGTTGGTTCACACAGAACAGTGCAATGGCTCCTAGCTATGCTGGCACGATTGGCATCATTACTTTCATGAGATTTTAACCCGTTCAGACTTGACAGTTCAATGATTGGGGACATCCGCCATGAatcacaataacaacaacaataaaagAATCAAGCGTCCTAGCAGATTAACACGAGAAGCCTTCTTTTCATTCAAGGTCAGCAGACAAAGGCAGCCAACCCCTAATGACTTTACTCATCAGCACCAGAACCAGCCCGTAATTGGAGTCGGAAGAGTCGGAAATATCTGCGCCAAGTAGCCAACGCAAAATATCTATCTATCTACGCAGAACCTAGAAGAGAAACCAGATGCAATCGTGTTGGAGACAATCGCGCCGGTGCAAGGCGAAGGCTTTACGCAGCGCGGCAGGGAGCGAAGCGAAGCAAGAGAGTGCTCGAACTACCAGCCTGAACAGCCCACCACGAGATTAAAGCGCTGGGCAAGCAGCCCGCATCAGCACGGGATCGAACCGGAAGCGgaagcgggagcgggagcgggagatTAGTCGGTACCGGGGACGAATTACGGCTGGGGGACTCCGACGATCGCCTCGGGAGTCGTGAGACCTCCTGGGCTCCCTCCCCCTGTCGCGTCGCCTCTGCTGCTTGGTGCTTGCTCTGCTCTCCCGCCTCTCTCCCCCCTCCTCCCTCTGGAGAAAGAGAGGACTCCTGCTCCATGATTCCAGGGATCCGGAGGGGGTTTTCTGCAAGAGCGGACCCGCCTGAGTGGAGGGAGACGGACGATGGCTAAAGAAGATGCCTTTTTTCCCACCGAGCTGAGGCTAGCTCCTCCAAGCGAGCTGTGGGCCTCGCTGCTcgcggaccccacctgtcagtcgcTATCTTCCGCTGGAAGGAATGGGATTCCTCTGTGTACTTGAACTTTGCCCCCCCACCccgccttttttttctttttcgggGGAAAAAAAGGAATGGGTACTAGTAGtattttattttttctctctCCCCCGTGAGAACGGAAAGGTGCCACGGGGGCCGGGCCGGACACGTGGAGGCAGTCGGTTCGCTGACAGTGGGGCCGGGGCCGCTTGGACGGAGGAGTCTGATGCGGCTGTCACTTCACAGGTTGGTTGGGATCGTTGGCCCGTATGATGTGATGCCGACGTGGCATTGACTTCACAGGTAGCCAAATCATGGTAGGGCTAGATAGAGGAGAGAGGTAGACGAACcgtgctgcctgcctgcctggctctggctgaaaaaaaaaaaaagattgtgGACATAGGGATTAAAGTGGAAATATGAATTAGTGCTATTCATCCATTTATCAGGGTAGTTTTCAAGATTTTATCAAGTTTTCAGAAATGGAAATGGCAACAGACCCTCGAATATGGAAACGGTACCGGATTTTAGAACCTTTCTCAACCGTTTATTCGAGACCACGTTTTGAACGGGAAGTACATATATTGACGTAATATTGATTTCTTCTTCACTATACATCCACTCTAGAGTTAGTCCATCAAATCGTACCACCACTCCCACATCTACTAGCTTGAGGCACGCTAGCGGCATTCTCGTGCTAGTGGTCTCGTACTCGTTTAAGACAAATATAGTCATTTTTATTtcgtttataaaaaaaaattacaaaaaaaacaaattaatTTAAGCATCTTCTTCCAATTATTTGTGAATCCTCCTCTAATAACCTCAGAAGTATTTCTCCATACGCATAACAGGTTGAAGGTTAAGAACTTAAGAAGTGACCCTACTAGGGTCTACACCGGGTGCCACAATATAAGTGGCACACCCTTGTAACAAACTCCTGAAATCACAAGAAGGAATTTGATGTTGTGTGCATGTATTATTTCTTCTATCTCCATCTTCCCCTTCTTTCCCTCGGTGTAATCTCACACTGCCGTCATACCTATCTTGTCTATGGCAACCTTATTATTACCGGTGGCTATGGCTTTCACTCTCCACTTGTTGCTCATTGTCGATTAAAAACACTACTCCAAATTTCAGAGCATTCACTTCTCCGTATGAAAACAGCATATAATCTCTCTTGGAAATTAGTATTTTCGTAATATTGTGTTACGATGAATATAATTTATAGACACGTGACAGTAATAAGAAATGAGCAAACtgtaaaaaaaaaattaacataCAAGACATTTGAGGATAGATGATGGAGCAGTGGACTGATCGAAACACAACTAGTTGTTTGTTGGAGTCCGTCTGTTCTTTTTTCTTTGGACGGTGGCAACTGGGTTAACTGGTTTTAATTTGAAGGTGGGGGGATGCGTGCGTGTACCATGCATCTTATTGTCTTGGACTTGGATGTAGCTAGTAGAACTGGAGTGGACGCAACTAGCTAGAGGATGCGTAACGGTGACGGAGGTCCATTGATAATTGATAATATATTAGATTATTCTCTATATTATAAAAGGCACACCTTGATCGTGTTTAATTACTCTTAACAAGAGCATCTATTTTTTTACATTCTTCATTTTTTGACAAGACTCGGCACCAGTAACTTGTTGATCTTATATAGCAGTAGTCATTTGAGTGTGCTATATAGCGACTTGGCATACACTGGGAGATAGACACAAGAGAtgagttgttttttttttccgaCTCAAGGCCCCCAACGGAAAAAACTCAGACTCAGAGAGTCAAACGATAGAGGGTAGGTAaatccccgagcacgagggttaCATACAGGGATTAATTAACTAACTAGGACAGTAATTTAAGCACTAGAGTAGAGtacaggtttttttttttttacgatAGAAAGTAGAACAGTCAttttggtccctcaactattGCTCGAGGCTAAGTTTCGTCTATGAACTTTCAAAACGACCGTTTTAATCTTCAAACTCTACTTTTAGGCTTCATTTCATCCTAAAACTATGAAGATGATTGTTATAGTCCTCAGACTTTGcattttgggctcaatttcatTTATAAACTACCAAAGTGTTTTCTgttctttaaacttttatttttaaCTCAACTTTGTCTATGTTCTATGTGGAACGCTGCACTGTTGCACCTGGTTAGCTCCAACGCCACCAACGATTggagatagaaaaataatattcatccaaAAACTCTTTCGTGTCCATTAATAATTCCAAGCTATTATTTTTAATGTTACATTATAATGGTACCATTTACATATATCCGACTAAATGATATTTGTGGGGGCAATTATAGTTGCATCGAACACTATTTATTCTTTAAGAATACATGAATATATTGAAACAATAGcagatctataattttgataatttatggatgaaattgtgTCTAAAATATAAAGTTTTCTTTTTGAATAGACAAAATTAAGTTGAAAATAAGAGTTAAATGTACTTCGataatttatggatgaaattgagcccaaaatgCAAAATTTGAGGACTAAAACGATCATCTTCGTAGTTGtaggatgaaattaagcctaaaaCTATAGTTTGAAGACTTAAATGGCcgttttaaaagtttagggatAAAGTTGAGCCTCGAGTAATAATTGATGGACTAAAATGGCTATTGTGCCACGATAGAATAGAGTACAGCTTCACATTCAGGAGTCTAGGCACTCTGCCAAACTTGCAAGCCCACACAATTGCTCACAACACGAAGATATCTGTTGATCAAAGGAGATATATACAATGCACCAACAATGGGACAGGTGGCTGCCATATGGATGAATGGATGGAAATGATCCCCAGCATAGATTTTTGACATGAGCATAATAATATATGGTCACGAGGATCTTCCGCGTTATATTAGGGCTTATCACAGCTGCTATGACCCTTTTTGGCCGGCTTATCCTTTGTTTTACCCTAATGGTGAAACTGGTTGGGAGGATAAAATGATACTGTATGTACCAAGAACCACATTCTGTGTCCATATCATACTAAGAGAAAATATACAAGCAGAAACAACAGAAGAGAAGAGATGAAGATTAATAATCTACAAAAGCACGCCCATGTTATATCCTGCTGTATCTCAGGGAAGGTTGTACTCGAATTTCTGTTCTAAATATGTAAATGGATCCATCCATATCCATACGAATTATTGCCTTATTTTACATCGTATAGTATATATAACCATATCAtacctactatatatatatatatatgtccttGTCACTTTTCCAATTAGCGCTGCAGCATATATATGATCCCCATAAACCTCGCCATATATATCATTCTGATTTTATTTTGTCATCAGCAGCAGCGCAAAAACTTGCTCTTGATCGATCTTGATTTACTCAGCCTCGGCGACTCAGCGTGCAGTGCGTCGTCGTCATGTACGGTTCCGACTGCCATGTGATGGACGACCCCCCGGCGGTGCCAAATGGTTCCAAGGTGGTGACCCTGCTGTTCCGCCTGTCCACGCTGGCGCTGGCGCTCACCTCGGCGGTCGTCATGGCCACCGCCAGCGAGTGCACCATCTACGGCGACCTCCACGACGGCGCCGGCACCGCCACTACCGTCACCTTCAAGGATTACCAGCCCTTCGTGTAAGATATATACCCATTCCATGCATTATATATTCCTCGAGTAATATAATCTCTGTTAATTTGTGTTCATTCTCTGCACCCACTGCATTGCATTGGATGCAGATACCTTGTAGGGTCCAACATCGCAGCGACGATCCTGGAGGTGGCCGCGATCTACCTACAGGTCGTCACCGGCAACAAGCAGGGCGGCGACGCCAACGACGAGGAggatgcgccgccgccgcccatgatTAATCCCCGGGACGTCCTGGTTGCCGCCGACGTCGCTGTGCAGGTGCTGCTCTACTCCGCCACCGGCGCGGTGTTCGCGGCGGCGATGGCCTACGGCCCGCAGATCAGCTcctgcgccggcgccggcgccggccacTTGTGCGAGCAGGTGCGCAGGTCCAAGATCATCTCCTTGGCCGCCAGCCTCTCCGCCGGCCTCGCCTCCATCGCCAAGGACGTCCCGCTGCCCTTCTCCGTCTGGCCCCATATGTAGGAGGTATATATTCAGCGCGGCTGTCGTCGGCTGTCGCCAGTAATCTTGTTACGACGACTTATTATACGGCATACAATATATCTCGTTGCCGATCGATGTACGTACGTACTACAATCATACACCATTATTTAGTGTGATCAACCTACCTTTAATTTgcgaaaaaacttacaatctgaCAGTTGCAATCGGAAATAGTAAAATCTTTGTCTTTCTTTTTGGTGATCTACTATATATAATTTGCATTCATGAATTTGTTTTTGCTATTGTGAATCACGTGTGTCAGCGTGGTGCTCAGTCGCTACAactgttttgtttttttatgcacAGTCGCTACAACTGTTTGGGGGCCTAACCTTGCACAAGACACTGACTGCTTCAGATCCATGGACTGACCACTGCTAGCTAGATCCAAACCCGACTGTCAAATCCCAAAACATAGGACATCACTATCATCAGTTCTTTAATTCAACAGTGATAGGCCTGGGATATTTATTACCACCGAGTCAAGGCTAGACCTCGCGGTGATAGCATGAGGGTCACTGCCGGTGCCGAGTCAAGCCTCTAGTGAGAGTATATGACACTACTCGATATCGGGATACAAGTTTCTATTACTTGATAGAGAGAGTATAATAATACTCATTGTTGGGTCAGTGGGCTTCAACCCGAAATGCGTGCCTAACCAAACGCATTATCGGGCAATAAACATGTACACTCTTTTCTAGATCTGATGAATGAGCAAGTGTAGGGGTGAACATTGAACAACGAAATAGAGGAAGAGCTCTTGGTTAGAGCTGGGACATGGAGTCATGGCACGACCTTTTGGCATGGCTTAAAATACGACATGTTATGAACACGACTACACGCCGTGTTTAGAATCTCGACATGATGGCACGAATGATGCCGTATTTTGGTCCATTTTTCGTGTGGCCAGCACAGTACGAAAAATAGAACGTCAGTCGTCAGGACATCTACAACGCTATGATGTAAATTTATAGTATTTATTACTATGCTACCTCTGATCTAATCTTGAATGAATTATAAAAATGATTGAAATTTTCCACACAAAAAAATGGTACCTACAAAATATAATTTATCTAGGCCACGAGCAGACTAAGAGAACAAGCAAAGACACT encodes:
- the LOC136470745 gene encoding CASP-like protein 1U2; this encodes MYGSDCHVMDDPPAVPNGSKVVTLLFRLSTLALALTSAVVMATASECTIYGDLHDGAGTATTVTFKDYQPFVYLVGSNIAATILEVAAIYLQVVTGNKQGGDANDEEDAPPPPMINPRDVLVAADVAVQVLLYSATGAVFAAAMAYGPQISSCAGAGAGHLCEQVRRSKIISLAASLSAGLASIAKDVPLPFSVWPHM